In Mycoplasmopsis meleagridis, the genomic stretch TTTATTGGTCAAAGCTTTGTAAAAATCTTGATCAAATTGTCATCTAGTAACAGTAGTTTGTTGAGAAAATCTGTTGACAATCAAATAAATAATTATTCCAATAATAATTATTAAAAGAATTAAAGTTCACATTAGTGAGCTTTTCTTTTTATTATTTTGCATCTGTCTCCTTCCTAATATCAAGTATTAATTATTATATAAGTAAAACAATATAACTTACATTATATTGCCTTTATTTTTTACTAAATATTGATGATCATTAAGTTTATATTTCGATGTTCTATTACTTGAAACAATAAAATCTATTATGCTATTAATCTTTCTGCTATTTAATTTCACCCCAGGAAATTTAGTATACAAAAACTTATATAAAATACCTATTTTATCAGTTAATTTAACAAAAATATCTTGCGAAAAATTATTTTTCTTCCAAATTTCTAATTCGTTTTCTACATTTTTTTCATTCTTTTTGTTATCTCTATTCATTTTTAAAAACTTTTTGAAAAGTTTTTCTTTTTCTTTTATATTTAAAACTAACAAATCGTTTCTAATAGCGTTTCTTGTATACGATTCTAAATAATTAGAATAATCCAAAGCAAATACAATATTTTTCCTTTTGCATTTTTTAATTATTTGGTCTTTATAATATTTATTAACGAAGGGTCTAAATATGTTCATATTGTTAATAAAATTTTTCTTTTTAATTCCATAAAAAAATAATTTTCTTTTTGTTTTTTCTTGCATTAAAGCAGTTTCTATAAAATCATCCTTATGATGAGCTGTTAGTATTTTTTTTGCATTAAATTTGTCATATTGTTCTTTAAAAAAGGCATATCTGTCATTTCTTGCTTGATTTTCAAAATTGTTTTTTTTATAGTTATTATCATTTTGAAAATCAATATTTTTAATTTTTAAAATTAAATTGTTTTTTAAACAAAAGTTTTTAACTAAAGTAATATCGTGATTTGAATTTTCTCTATAGTTATAATTAACTGAACAAACAATTAAATTAGCTCTTTTATTTCTTTTTAATGCTCAATTAAGCAAAAACATCGAATCTGGTCCACCGCTAACTGCTAATATTATTTTTTTTCTTTTTATTGACATTAAATTTTTCCATAACTACTTTAATATCATTATAAGCAAAGGATAATGAAGCTTCTGCACTAATTTCAATTACATTTTCTAAAATTTCTAATTCTCTTATTTCAAATTTTGACAGTACATACTCTTTTAAAGGTATAACAGGATCTTTA encodes the following:
- the tilS gene encoding tRNA lysidine(34) synthetase TilS, producing MSIKRKKIILAVSGGPDSMFLLNWALKRNKRANLIVCSVNYNYRENSNHDITLVKNFCLKNNLILKIKNIDFQNDNNYKKNNFENQARNDRYAFFKEQYDKFNAKKILTAHHKDDFIETALMQEKTKRKLFFYGIKKKNFINNMNIFRPFVNKYYKDQIIKKCKRKNIVFALDYSNYLESYTRNAIRNDLLVLNIKEKEKLFKKFLKMNRDNKKNEKNVENELEIWKKNNFSQDIFVKLTDKIGILYKFLYTKFPGVKLNSRKINSIIDFIVSSNRTSKYKLNDHQYLVKNKGNIM